The region CAGCTCCACAGCCTTCCCCTGGCCACTAAGGTGGGTGAAGAGAAATCCCATCCAGCTCGCTGGCTCACCCACCATCACGCCTCACGCCTCTTGGGTCTCCTGCTGGTCTGATGTTTGCCTTGGGTTTGTCACCAGACAGAGGCAGCAACAAGCTGAACATACCTGCTGTCCCAGCCAGCTTCCCCAcacaaagaaacagagcagagaaatctgagctgggggaaggaggcagaagtgacaaaaaaacagaaaggctgcCATGAAGAGAGCTTGTCCAAATTTTCCAGCTCCCCATTGGTCTATATTACATCTTCTGAtaacttttcctttcccagatCATGTGGCCTTGAGGAAGATGAGTAACAAATGAAGATACAGCTTTTTTGGGACCAGTGCAGAAATGAGAAGGCAGCCCgggcagagcagtgctttctGGAGACCTGACCTGCGGCAGCTGAATAGACATCTCGGGGAGAAATGCTGCTCTGGGAGGGCAAACATCTCGGCATGTAACAGGACTTATCTCAGCATGGCCTTTTGGtggccttttcttttcctggtgcCCACTGTGCTGGTTTCCAGTGCCGTGCCTGAGACAGTCACATTTAAATGAGGCTTCTTTTGTACCTTCACTCCCTGATGTAATCCTCTGGCCTCTAACACCACTTGTTACTATGGAAATGGCTGCCTCACAGACCAGGCACAATCAGCCAGGAGAGCTCCTTCCAGGAGCAAATCCATctttttctgaagcagctttttacagaaaaaaagaaagcctcaGACGCACCACCAGTTTCTGCTGGCAACTGGGTCTGGAAAGCAATGGGAAGACCTGTTCGCCGCAGGCACCAGGGAAAGTCAGTGATGTCCTGCTCCGTGACGTGGCTTCCTGAACGCTTGCATGGGCCACGGTGCTCTGCTCCATGTAACCTCCATTAGCCCCTGGCCCTTACCTTCCAAGCAAGCTGTCGGAGGAACgctcagccaggctgctgtGATCCTGGGATTGCCACTGATGTCAAGGGGGCTGAAGGAGGGGATGTAGTTGTAATTTTTGGGAAGCAATGCAACAGCTCAGTTGCACAACACAGGGAGTGAAAATTGGGATGCGAGCCCCTGTGAGAAACCTATACCTGGTTAGTCTGTCATTAACCCTCTGCATGTAATCTCAGGTCCCAATCTCTTCCTCTGTCTCtggcccttctgcttcaggGTTTGTGTGACTCTGTAACAGGCATGTTCGTCTGGTGAGGTACAGTTCAAGTCTGGAGCAACCCCTCACACAAGAAGGCCTCGACAAGAAGTGACAAGGATGCCTTGTCCTCCTTGAGGTGAAAAGCACCTTAAAATGAAGATCTTCCCGTGCCTGCCCCTCAGGCTCAGCCTAGTCCAGCTTCCCCTGTAGCGCTCTGCCCATCTCTGCAGATGTTTTTGAGACATGAGAACTAGACAGAAAAGTGAGTTGTGAAGAGACAGCTCTGAAGGGTGCCAGAGGCCAAAGCCAGGGTATGTTCAGGGTGGCACGTGCACCCTGTGCTTgctgagcagccaggtgacaaagCCTGTTCTGTTCTAGGTAAGAGTGGCCATACTGTATGAGTACGTCaaggaagaatggaaaaataaaggaagagcCCAGACACAAGTGCCTCACGTCATTACATAAATGCTAAATATAAAAGCATGAAACTTCCCTGGGGATATCTCAAAGAAACCCTTCAGTGATCTCTTCCACCCAATTAAAATTCACTGTCTAAGTTGGAAATCCACTTGTACTCCTAAATTCCTTAAGTCTGCTAGCAGGGGATGGTGCTGTTGAACCACCAATTCTTCTTACATGTTCCTTGTGTCAGCGTGCATATTAAGTAGCCAGCTGTACACGAGCCAACAGCCAAATAACTGGGAAACATCCCCTTGCCAAACATCTGCCCCCAAAGCTGTTTAATCTCTCTACTAAGCTCACCCTACAGCCTTCTGGCACATGCAAGCAACATCAGAAGCTGgtaaatacagaaggaaagTAGAGTTGTGTTGCTGTTCTCTGCAGAACTTTGAAAATATGTGTAAAACTTTTATAGCATACTTTTTGCACCCTGCTTACAGATCTGTCCTATCAATGGTGCCTGCCACACACTTGGCAACATCCATGCAGGGTGGTGGTAGCATCCGGGGAAGGCAGGTTTCTCCTCTGCGCTGCAGAAGGGAATGGATGTCAAGAGGGGATGTGACCTGCCTGGGGTTGGAGCAAACACACGTGCCAAAAGCAGTGAGGGACCCCAGATGGTCCAGCAGACTCTCTGCAGTAGTATTTGGCTGCAGTGCTATTTCAGGGACATGGTATTTCTGGTGTATGCATCTGAAAACAAGCTTAGCTTGGTATCAGCACTGTACTGCGATAGATTATCTTGGACAACTGGGATTTGCCCTAGGCCAAGGCAGTACTTGGCAACCTTTCCAGttattgcttgcttttcttctctcattccATCTGGTGCCCAGCTgggtttttccttccttcaaaaGCATCTTCATGTTTCTATTGGGTCACATACAGGGTGCTGCACTTTTCAAGCTTCCTGCACGCCGTTGTACAGCTTGCAGGCCAGCCTGAGGACAGACTCTGCATGGAGAGGGAAGGTTTCTGCTCAGGATCTCAGATCTATGTGTCAGTCAGcacacagctgagcagagcagctgtcTCCTTTTGGGAAAGGAGATGGAGAGCCAAACCAGAAGCAGCTGAGTCTGTCCTCTCCGTGGGTGAGTACAGCATCCTCAAGCCCCTCTGTGCAGCAGGCTTGGCTGCCTGCTTTTGCAATTGCAAGGCATCTACAAGCAGGATGGCCAGAAGAGCAGAGTAGACTTGACAGCCAAATATACACGTTGGGGGTAGACATGCAGCAACACCAGATATGATCCAGTGGTTCTTCCAAAGGTTGGCTTTAAGATATGCCTGATAGGACATCAAGTGAGCCTCCGGGATGGTCACCTGGACATCAGCCTTTCTTCAGCCAAAGGTTATTTATACaaccacaggaaaaacagactagACCATGCTATCTAGGGCCCTTCCTCAACACTGGGAGGATACTTCCCCTCACACGGACATCTGGAAATGGGGGATTTGCAGACTGACTGGAGAGACAAGAATTGAGTGCTGAGACCTTGTAGCCCAAAGCTCACATGAAAGGGCTAAGCTAACATCTGATAAGAGGAAATTATTTGCCTAAACTCAGGTAATTTGGCAACTAAAATTACTTAAAAGTCTAGCCAAAAAAGCCAATCTGGCTTTAGGAGGCATCAAATGCATATTCCTTTGTTAGAGGCACCAGCATCACTATAAGGAAGCTATCCTATTTGCATGGTAATTTAGATGGACAGTAATGCAGCTTTTCATACTCCACGGCGCTCCTCCCCCTGGTATTCTGTACACTTCAGACTGAAAATAGGGCCTGAGAAGACCGTATGGTTTGGTGCAAAGACTGGAACAAGGAATGATTCGCTTTCTTGCAAGTAAACTGCAGTTTGGAGAGtacccagcagctctgcagattTTAGGGCTTTCTAATGCTGCAACAAAGAGTCAGGGgctgtgctgtttgcttttgtcttctctGGGCCATGGCAGCAGATATACTGCTGGTGTAAGGAGAGCAGTGACAGAACAACCATGTATCTATACTCCTTCCTGGGAAGCCCCCACAACCTCCAGTGAGGGCACAAGGAAAACCTTCTGGCCAAAACACAAAGGTCTGAACAGAAGACCAGACAGGGAGAGCCAAGCCAATTTGCTGTTAACACACACTGCTGGGCTGTCTATCAGATTCTGTAATGAGCCAACAAACATGCTCTATGGTCATAACCTGATTAAGGGGCTGCAGTTCAGAAGGGTTAGTGATCAGTTTTCTATGATAGCCACACGTGCATTGCCTTAATCCATTCAGCCTTCCTGGTAATGACCCTACACAGGTAACTACTTTTCCCCACCCTTTCTACTTTATTCCcctaataaaatatatgaacaCAAACCATAGAGAGGAGAAGCcaaaaaattgtcattttatgGTCCTGTACTGTCATGCCAAATCAATTATTTGTGCAACCAGCTCCTTCTGTGAGCAGGGAAAAACACTTGGCTTGTGCTTCTGTCTATATTTGGAGGAAGCACTAGCCTAGTTCACATTCAAATTCATCTTCCTCCCTCACATGTGTAAATGAGTAGTTCCCTCTCAGGGActgatgatacaaagctgggaggggtGGTcaacatgccagaaggctgtgctgccattcagcgagacctggaccagctggagagctgggcaggaagtaaccaaatgaggtttaataagaacaagtgtagagtcctgcacctgggaaggaacaactggatgtttcagtacaggctgggggatgacctgctggagaggagctctgaggagaaggacctgggggtcctggtggacgacaggttgaccatgagccagcagtgtgccctggtggccaagagggccaatgggatcctagCGTGCATTcaaaggagtgtggccagcaggtcaagggaggtgatcctccccctctactctgccctggtcaggcctcacctggagtactatgtccagttctgggctccccagtacaaaaaagacagggatctcctggaaagagtgcagtggagggccacaaagatgatacagggcctggagcatcttccctatgaggaaagactgagggacctgggtctgttcagccttgagaagagaagacttagaggggatcttatcaatgtttacaaatatcttaagtgtgggagacagagggatttggccaacctcttttcagtggtttgtggggacaggacaaggggcaatggtcaaaaaatggagcacaggaaattctgcaccaacatgcaaaagaacttcttcacggtgagggtgacagagcactggaacaggctgcccagggaggttgttgagtctccttctctggagatattcaaagcccgtctggacgcctacctgggcaacctgctctagggaacctactttggcaggggggttggacctgatgatctcctgaggttccttccaacccctacagttctgtgattctgtgaccttaAGGGGTTATGGTGGAAGCAGGTGCACATCATGCAATGCAAAGGGTGGAGGGCAGTTGCAGGGTTGTGGGGTTGGGGAATGCCTCAGAGCACGTCAGGCAAAACACAGAAATCGGGGCAATAAAAGGACTTAGCAGTGGTGCCATGGGGCAGTGGTTACAGGAAAGGTCTGTCCTTCAGAGGGGAAGTTACAGCTCTGGGAGACAATCTCAGATGTCAACTTCCATCTTTGTCCCACGACAAAGGTGGTTTGATGGAGAACTGTGCGATGTGCAGTCTGCCAAAGTTAACCAATGGAAACAGACACCTCATTGCTTGAGCAGGCTCACCAAAATACTCCAAGCTCCTGAGCAAAGGTTGTGGGAAAGGCTGAGTGTGTCCAGCCTGCCTGAAAGGCACAGACACTGACCCAGGAGGATAAGTGGAATGGAGATGTTGCATGGTAACAACGCTGACCTGCAAACTCCTGCTTTAGAAGTGTGAATGTTTAAAGAGACTTGGCCATGTCCTATAGGATTTAGTTTGACCATgtggtttctgttttctgttttgactaTATTCCCCACCTGAAAAAAGACTCCTgagcttttcctcccttttaaCTTCTCTTCCCACACACTGTTGTTAGAGCTCTTCTCCCCACTGCAGACAACTTGCTAATCTCACACCTGAGCTAGCACTGGAGAGGAAGGCTGGCACACGAAAGAAAAATTGGGGACCTGAAGCTTTGTGCTtctttagaaacatttttgaaatattccCCCTCAGCACTGCCACATGATGAGAAAGTGAGAGGAATTCAATAGAGGAACACTCTCTCCCTAGAGGAGTTGGCAAGTTAACCAGCACTTCTGCACAAGGAGGCAGAGATGCTCAGTAAACAAGTCTGCTCCATCCTCTTTCTGTTCCCTGGCAGATAGGGCAACAGTCCCTGTTTCGAAGAGGGGGCAAACACAGCTTTCACGGTTGCCTGCAGCTAGCTGCTGAATAATAAAGCCCAAGAGCCCTGTATGCCTGCTCTTTTGCTCATGCTGCGGATGACATCATGCCTTGCACTGCACAGAGTGAAAATGTGTGATGTTAAATAAGTGTCTTCCTCATCACTAAGAGAAGTTATTAAAGAGTCAGCTCATGATGTGCAAATTTCATACAGGGGATCTGTAATTCAGGGTGGAGATCAGGCTCTTTCTTGTGGCTCAGGGGAATTCTGATGGGAAACTTAGAATTACCTTCGCTTTTTCCCTCCACCAGGCTCTAAAGAGAGTGCTGACATAAGGCAGGCAGTCTTTCTTACTGGCTGAGCAGGAAAAGACACAGTTGTGGCTGTGTCAAAAGATTTCACCTCAGAGAAAGATGCCAGCCCATCCATCACCTGAATCCAATGTCTTCTGAAGCCAGCAGTGTAAGACTGAACAAGGAGAGGACATATTTCCTAAATCCAgaaatgattttgcattttaaacaatCTGTTGGTGAACTGGCAATTCAGTCCAGAAATCTAATGTAATGCCAGGTTTCCTGACTATTCCAGCATCAAATAAACATTCCTGATGTGGGACTGCTCTAACAGACAAAGCTTGGTTCACAAGGGGGCAGAGATGCAATAAACAGTAGTTCCCTCTCATggctttttttcagctgaatctGCTCATAATCCCTCTGTTGCTGAAAACTCCCCTAAAGTCTGACACCACCACGTTAACTAATGTCTCCCATAGGCACCAAGAGATGCACCAACAGCTGAGCGTACCAACAGCTGAGCTCcaaaaaatatgctttcaacTAGCTTTCTCAGCACTGACCTTCAGACTGTACAGCTCGAGTCCTGTCTTATGCAGGACTAATTTTTTCTTAGCTGAACAAAGTTTAAGATTTTTGGAAGCAGATGGCTCTCACAGGAATTAACTAGAAGCTGAAGTCAGTGTATTCAACTGAACTCATGATTATGGTATTCTCAGGCAAGGACTGAATCTACTGAGAGTATGGATGGATTGCAAATCAAATCTGATGTATTTGGTGATAATTTAATGTGGTGCTTAGGGTAGATTGCATTGGGTATGTGACACAACAGCTCCAGCTACTACTGTCTCACAGAGAAGAAATGCCACCATCTTGCTCTCTTTGCAAGTGAATGAATTGTGTCATGTTGATCCTGGCTAGACTTGCCATAAGAAAGGATGCCCTGCTCTGTTGCCATTCCTGTGCCCTGGTCATGGTGTAATTTTGGTTACACTGGCAAATGAGGCTTAGTGAACTAATTATGAACTGACCTCAGGTAAACCCCCCTGACACCTCAGACTCACCCCTGATCTTGCAAATGGATTGTTTTTAGAGGGTAGGATTAACTGCAGCCCCATCTGATCCTTCCCATTCTGGAAGTGACACCTTACAAAACATCTCTGGTGCCTACACAAACCCAGAAGTATCTCTGGGCCATTCTGCATCCGCTCTCCGGACCAGTCAGGTCTGCCAGGCACTGCCCGGCACTTTGAGTTTAACTCTTTTGTTTAACCATAGTTTAAAATAACTTATCAACCAATcgtaaaataatttttttggtTTCTCCTGACTCCATGAACACAAAGAGGTGCACATCCTACCATAGGAGGAAGCAATGGCTGTTAAGTTTTACAATTATAGTGGAAAGCACTAATCACAGCCTGCTGGCCTCACTACTGGATGTGACAGGCGGTGGAGGAGGTGGCTTGGCAACACATGCAGGTAGGGTTGACCGATTTAGGGGGGATTAGGTCAAGGTCCTCGTCATCTGGGATCTCATCTAACCGGTACCCATCCTTTAGCAGCTGGATGTTCAAGTCTTGGTTGATCTGCTACAGACAAAGAGACAAACAGTCAAACACTTGAGACTTCTTGCTTCTGACAGgtcagaagaggaaggaggtcCCTTATTCTGGAATATATCTCCCACATACAATATGGGAAATATATATGatatttaaaaagggaaataatgaTAATAAGCCAACTTGGAGCTGTGTAGTCCCTTCACTCAGTCTGGGGCACTACAGCAGTTGAAAGGTGGTGGTAAAGCCACTTGGTTCTTTGTAATCTCAGATTCAAGTGCTGCCTAGCCAGCTCTGGGTGAAAAACCCTTCAAGTCAGGTCCCACAGATGGCCCAGATCATTTGACCTGGTCCCTGCTCTTGGCTGTTTCTCCACACTTCAGAGGGATTTTGCCCCAGGAAGAGATACAAGGGGGAACAGTTTCCAGCTGCTTGCGTGCAGAATGGCTGCTTAGCACCCTGATTGTAAATCAGATCCTACAGAAGCAGCACCCAGAGGCTGAGGAACTAATTCACTGGAGAGTTTGGGAATACATTCAGAAACAATGCAAGGGATTAGCAACCGTGAACTTCCTGCCATTTCTCTTTGAGAGGGCAAGAGTTCATATCTATAAGTCCTTTTTGGAATTTCTGCTTGCTCCAAGTAAATACCCTCCAGGTGACCCTGACCCCCACTAGAACTGGAAATGACAGCACACCCTCAGCTCCTTTATTTGTGTCCTTGGCAAGCGGATGGTTGCTGAGCTGCCCCAACAGACAAGTTGATGCTTTTGCACCACATGGGCACTGTAGGACTGAGCAGAACTGGGAAAAGCTTCAGTGAAGCTGACAGGCAAATCTTTGTCTGTGCTGTGGCGGTGGGGGGACAGAGCCAACTAGATcactggggaagaaagaaacatgacACAGTTTCTGCCACGGCCCCTTACAGACTCACAGAGTTTACACCACTGGTAAATTCCTTGTGTAGCCGTTTCTGGCTGCAAAAGGCCACTCTAAGGCATCTCTGGATGCTCTACTACCAGCATTCATGGCTGGGAAGAGAGAGTGTAACTCACCTCAGCTGATGAGTATCCCGAGGAGGAATATCTGGACATGTCGAAGTCATCATCACTGCAGGGAAGGACAAGACAGCAAAGAAGGAAACAGTTAAAGAGACCTGAATTCCCTGCTTAGTCctatccttcttgtgctgtgaAGCTGTCCTTTAGGCACAGAGAATTTACATCAAGGGAGCCTGGAGAGCAACTTTCATCTGTGAACCTCAGACATTTCCATGAAAGTGCTCTTTACTCTTGTCTCTTCCTGCTTGTTTACATGCACAGACCAATTATGGCATATGCCAAAGGGCACAGCAAGGAAGGCTGCAAGTGGTCTGCAAGAATGGTTTCAGCAGGAGTTAGctccagtgctgtgctttgtcATGAAAACTTGCTCGCACCTTAATATATATCATCTTATTATCACTTTGCATACCTGTCCGTATCCAGGGCTACCAGTGGCTTTTCATCTGGACTCTGATCTAATGACGAATAGCCCTTATTGGGAACGACGAgcctgaaataattaaatgttctCCATTAACCACACAGTAAAGCTCAGTACCACACACAGTTGTATCAAAGTCACATGATAGTTAGGCTTTCcccatttaatttatttgcaagtCCTCCCTTACTGGTGAAGACATTTAAATAGGTGCAATTCAGAGGAGGCAGGCTGTGTCTCTGGGTAGCTCAGAGCAGATTTACAGGGATGGATGCTGGACATCCCTTGGGAACACACTCCTCCCTGGAAGACAAAATGATTGGGACATTCTGGGCTTCATTCTGATGAAACTGTTCAGTTCGCAGTGCTTGCCTTATCAgacttctg is a window of Oxyura jamaicensis isolate SHBP4307 breed ruddy duck chromosome Z unlocalized genomic scaffold, BPBGC_Ojam_1.0 oxyZ_random_OJ71910, whole genome shotgun sequence DNA encoding:
- the LOC118158713 gene encoding protein FAM219A isoform X1; the encoded protein is MMEEIDRFQVPTVRAEMQPLDPTAASISDRDCDMREGETVAMNYKPPPLQVKLEKQRELARKGSLKNGNMGSPVNQQPKKNNVMARTRLVVPNKGYSSLDQSPDEKPLVALDTDSDDDFDMSRYSSSGYSSAEQINQDLNIQLLKDGYRLDEIPDDEDLDLIPPKSVNPTCMCCQATSSTACHIQ
- the LOC118158713 gene encoding protein FAM219A isoform X2, producing MMEEIDRFQVPTVRAEMQPLDPTAASISDRDCDMREGETVAMNYKPPPLQVKLEKQRELARKGSLKNGNMGSPVNQQPKKNNVMARTRLVVPNKGYSSLDQSPDEKPLVALDTDSDDDFDMSRYSSSGYSSAEINQDLNIQLLKDGYRLDEIPDDEDLDLIPPKSVNPTCMCCQATSSTACHIQ
- the LOC118158713 gene encoding protein FAM219A isoform X3, which gives rise to MMEEIDRFQDPTAASISDRDCDMREGETVAMNYKPPPLQVKLEKQRELARKGSLKNGNMGSPVNQQPKKNNVMARTRLVVPNKGYSSLDQSPDEKPLVALDTDSDDDFDMSRYSSSGYSSAEQINQDLNIQLLKDGYRLDEIPDDEDLDLIPPKSVNPTCMCCQATSSTACHIQ